In one Nocardia tengchongensis genomic region, the following are encoded:
- the pyrF gene encoding orotidine-5'-phosphate decarboxylase — protein sequence MTSFGVRLRESMREHGPLCVGIDPHPPLLRAWGLSEDAAGVAKFADACVRAFAGRVALVKPQVAFFETYGSAGILVLEETIAALREAGTLVLADAKRGDIGSTMDAYAHAWLGDGPLGSDAVTVSPYLGFGSLTPALELAEANDRGVFVLAATSNPEAVALQNITGTDGRTIAQRMVDDVAAANAGAEFGSVGVVIGATLDSAPDLSRLNGPILMPGVGAQGGGADSIRKLVPASDLGAVLPNVSREVLKSGPTVSALKQRVAELADEFAFLQS from the coding sequence ATGACGAGTTTCGGGGTCCGGCTGCGGGAGTCGATGCGGGAGCACGGTCCGCTGTGCGTCGGCATCGACCCGCATCCGCCGCTGCTGCGGGCCTGGGGTCTGTCCGAGGACGCCGCGGGCGTGGCGAAATTCGCCGACGCCTGTGTGCGCGCCTTCGCGGGCCGGGTGGCACTGGTCAAACCGCAGGTCGCGTTCTTCGAGACCTACGGTTCGGCCGGAATCCTGGTGCTGGAGGAGACGATCGCGGCGCTGCGGGAGGCCGGCACCCTGGTGCTGGCCGACGCCAAGCGCGGCGATATCGGCTCCACGATGGACGCCTACGCCCACGCCTGGCTCGGCGACGGGCCGCTGGGCAGTGACGCGGTCACGGTGTCCCCGTACCTCGGATTCGGCTCCCTGACACCGGCTCTGGAGCTCGCCGAGGCCAATGACCGGGGCGTGTTCGTGCTGGCCGCCACCTCCAATCCGGAGGCGGTGGCGCTGCAGAACATCACCGGCACCGACGGGCGCACCATCGCCCAGCGCATGGTCGACGACGTGGCCGCCGCCAATGCCGGAGCCGAATTCGGTTCCGTCGGTGTGGTGATCGGCGCGACGCTGGACTCGGCCCCGGACCTGAGCCGGCTCAACGGCCCGATCCTGATGCCGGGTGTGGGCGCGCAGGGCGGGGGAGCGGACTCCATCCGGAAGCTGGTTCCCGCGAGCGATCTCGGCGCGGTGCTGCCGAATGTGTCACGCGAGGTCCTCAAGTCGGGCCCGACGGTCTCCGCGCTGAAGCAGCGGGTGGCCGAACTGGCCGACGAGTTCGCCTTCCTGCAAAGCTGA
- the carA gene encoding glutamine-hydrolyzing carbamoyl-phosphate synthase small subunit, whose translation MSSGNTAVMVLEDGRVFRGTTFGAVGQTLGEAVFCTAMTGYQETLTDPSYDRQIVVATAPQIGNTGWNDEDDESSKIWVAGYAVRDPARRASNWRANRTLQAELENQNVVGIAGIDTRAVVRHLRTRGSMKAGIFSGDQLADYEELVARVNGQQSMLGADLAGEVSTDTMYTIDPVGEHRFTVVAVDLGIKSNTPRMFAQRGMRVHVVPSNVTLDQIKELNPNGVFLSNGPGDPATADAQVALTQGVLGEGIPLFGICFGNQILGRALGRNTYKMKFGHRGINVPVIEHHSGRISITAQNHGFALEGERGEVFDTPFGKAEVSHVCANDGVVEGVQLVNGKAFSVQYHPEAAAGPHDAAYLFDRFAMLMEGA comes from the coding sequence ATGAGCAGCGGAAATACTGCCGTGATGGTGCTCGAGGACGGCCGCGTGTTCCGCGGGACGACCTTCGGCGCCGTCGGGCAGACCTTGGGTGAGGCGGTGTTCTGTACTGCCATGACGGGCTACCAGGAGACCCTCACCGACCCCAGCTACGACCGCCAGATCGTGGTGGCCACCGCGCCGCAGATCGGCAACACGGGCTGGAACGACGAGGACGACGAGTCCTCGAAGATCTGGGTCGCCGGGTACGCCGTGCGCGACCCCGCGCGCCGCGCCTCCAACTGGCGCGCCAACCGCACCCTGCAGGCCGAGCTGGAGAACCAGAACGTCGTCGGCATCGCGGGCATCGACACCCGCGCGGTGGTGCGCCATCTGCGCACCCGCGGTTCGATGAAGGCGGGCATCTTCTCCGGCGATCAGCTCGCCGACTACGAGGAGCTGGTGGCGCGGGTCAACGGCCAGCAGTCCATGCTGGGCGCGGACCTGGCCGGTGAGGTCTCCACCGACACGATGTACACCATCGACCCGGTCGGCGAGCACCGGTTCACCGTGGTGGCGGTCGATCTCGGCATCAAGTCCAACACCCCGCGCATGTTCGCCCAGCGCGGCATGCGGGTGCACGTGGTGCCCTCGAACGTGACCCTGGACCAGATCAAGGAACTGAACCCCAACGGCGTGTTCCTGTCCAACGGTCCGGGCGACCCGGCCACCGCCGATGCGCAGGTCGCGCTCACCCAGGGCGTCCTGGGCGAGGGCATCCCGCTGTTCGGCATCTGCTTCGGCAACCAGATCCTGGGCCGGGCGCTGGGCCGCAACACCTACAAGATGAAGTTCGGCCACCGCGGCATCAATGTGCCGGTCATCGAACATCATTCGGGCCGGATCTCGATCACCGCGCAGAACCACGGCTTCGCCCTGGAGGGCGAGCGCGGCGAGGTCTTCGACACCCCGTTCGGCAAGGCCGAGGTCAGCCACGTGTGCGCCAATGACGGTGTCGTCGAAGGCGTGCAGCTGGTGAACGGCAAGGCCTTCTCCGTGCAGTACCACCCCGAGGCCGCGGCCGGACCCCACGACGCCGCCTACCTGTTCGACCGTTTCGCCATGCTGATGGAAGGAGCCTGA
- a CDS encoding transporter: MRLLQVLILLAFFVLCLGLMYWAWTGRAKKQAGAIGDLPAVPADCGAQLLEPTTGLYLGSTLAPSWIQRITVGDLGFRATAELTRFERGILLERDGAGTIWIPQESITAVRAERGHAGKVMTEDGVLVIRWTLPTGTEVDTGFRGDDKAVYPAWTATATKTGDEA, translated from the coding sequence ATGCGACTGTTGCAAGTACTGATTCTGCTGGCCTTTTTCGTGCTGTGCCTGGGGCTCATGTACTGGGCGTGGACCGGCCGGGCCAAGAAGCAGGCCGGTGCGATCGGCGACCTGCCCGCGGTGCCCGCCGACTGCGGTGCGCAGCTGCTGGAGCCGACCACGGGGCTCTACCTCGGCAGCACCCTCGCCCCCAGCTGGATTCAGCGAATCACGGTGGGCGACCTGGGTTTCCGCGCCACCGCGGAGCTGACCCGATTCGAACGCGGCATCCTGCTGGAGCGGGACGGCGCGGGGACGATCTGGATTCCGCAGGAATCCATCACCGCGGTGCGCGCCGAGCGCGGGCACGCGGGCAAAGTGATGACAGAAGACGGTGTGCTGGTGATTCGCTGGACATTGCCGACCGGAACCGAGGTGGATACCGGTTTCCGCGGTGACGACAAAGCGGTGTACCCGGCATGGACCGCAACAGCTACGAAGACGGGAGACGAGGCATGA
- a CDS encoding dihydroorotase, producing MSILIKNVFLYGEGEAVDVLLADGEIREIGAGLNAPDAEIVDGKGQFLLPGFIDLHTHLREPGREDTETIESGSAAAALGGYTAVFAMANTSPVADTSVITDHVWKRGQEVGLVDVHPVGAVTVGLEGKQLAEMGTMAAGVGAVRMFSDDGHCVYDPLIMRRALEYANSLGVLIAQHAEEPRLTKGAVAHEGPNASRLGLAGWPRAAEESIVARDALLARDAGARVHICHASTAGTVELLKWAKSQGISITAEVTPHHLLLDDSRLETYDAVNRVNPPLRESSDVAALRQALAEGVIDCVATDHAPHAEQDKCCEFASARPGMLGLETALSIIVETMVNPGLLDWRGVARVMSENPARIVGLDDQGRPLAVGEPANLALIDPATEWTVEASELASIARNTPFQAMTLPAKVTATFLRGRLTARDGKIVAG from the coding sequence ATGAGCATCCTGATCAAGAACGTCTTTCTCTACGGTGAAGGTGAAGCGGTCGACGTGCTGCTCGCCGACGGTGAGATCCGCGAGATCGGTGCGGGGCTGAACGCTCCCGACGCCGAGATCGTCGACGGCAAGGGCCAGTTCCTGCTGCCCGGCTTCATCGACCTGCACACCCACCTGCGCGAGCCGGGCCGCGAGGACACCGAGACCATCGAATCCGGTTCCGCCGCAGCCGCTCTGGGCGGTTACACCGCGGTGTTCGCGATGGCCAACACCAGCCCGGTCGCCGACACCTCGGTCATCACCGACCACGTGTGGAAGCGCGGCCAGGAGGTCGGCCTGGTCGACGTGCACCCGGTGGGCGCGGTCACCGTCGGCCTCGAGGGCAAGCAGCTCGCCGAGATGGGCACCATGGCCGCCGGCGTCGGCGCGGTGCGCATGTTCTCCGACGACGGCCACTGCGTCTACGACCCGCTGATCATGCGCCGCGCCCTGGAATACGCGAACTCGCTGGGCGTGCTCATCGCCCAGCACGCGGAGGAGCCGCGCCTGACCAAGGGCGCGGTCGCGCACGAGGGCCCGAACGCCTCGCGCCTGGGCCTGGCCGGCTGGCCGCGCGCGGCCGAGGAGTCCATCGTGGCCCGTGACGCGCTGCTGGCCCGCGACGCCGGGGCCCGCGTGCACATCTGCCACGCCTCCACCGCCGGCACCGTCGAACTGCTGAAATGGGCCAAGTCCCAGGGCATTTCGATCACCGCCGAGGTGACCCCGCACCACCTGCTGCTCGACGACTCGCGCCTGGAGACCTACGACGCGGTGAACCGGGTGAACCCGCCGCTGCGTGAATCCTCCGACGTGGCCGCGCTGCGGCAGGCACTCGCCGAGGGCGTCATCGACTGCGTCGCCACCGACCACGCCCCGCACGCCGAACAGGACAAGTGCTGCGAGTTCGCGTCCGCGCGTCCCGGCATGCTGGGCCTGGAGACGGCGCTGTCGATCATCGTGGAGACCATGGTCAACCCGGGACTGCTCGACTGGCGCGGGGTCGCGCGGGTCATGAGCGAGAACCCGGCGCGGATCGTGGGCCTGGACGATCAGGGACGGCCGCTCGCGGTCGGTGAACCCGCCAACCTGGCGCTGATCGACCCGGCCACCGAATGGACGGTGGAGGCGAGCGAACTCGCCTCGATCGCCCGCAACACGCCCTTCCAGGCGATGACCCTGCCCGCGAAGGTGACCGCCACCTTCCTGCGCGGCCGGCTCACCGCCCGGGACGGCAAGATCGTCGCCGGTTAG
- a CDS encoding aspartate carbamoyltransferase catalytic subunit codes for MKHLLSVTDLDRETANGLLDEAERFEQALLGREVKKLPTLRGRTVMTVFFENSTRTRVSFEVAGKWMSADVINVSASSSSVSKGESLRDTALTLHAAGADALIVRHPASGAAHQIARWFNEMDEASSGYAGPGPAIINAGDGTHEHPTQALLDALTLRQRLGDLEGKRVVLVGDILHSRVARSNAFLLSTLGAEVVLVSPRTLLPVGVEAWPVRVSDSLDAELPGADAVMMLRVQAERMNGGFFPSAREYSIRYGLSERRMKMLDDHAVVLHPGPMLRGMEIGFSVADSPKAAVLQQVNNGVHMRMAVLFRLLVGTDEVVA; via the coding sequence GTGAAGCACCTGCTCTCGGTCACCGACCTGGACCGCGAGACCGCCAACGGCCTGCTCGACGAGGCCGAGCGGTTCGAACAGGCGCTGCTGGGCCGCGAGGTCAAGAAGCTGCCGACGCTGCGCGGGCGCACGGTGATGACCGTGTTCTTCGAGAACTCCACCCGCACCCGGGTCTCCTTCGAGGTCGCCGGCAAGTGGATGAGCGCCGACGTCATCAATGTCAGCGCGTCGAGTTCCTCTGTCTCCAAGGGTGAATCGCTGCGCGACACCGCGCTGACCCTGCACGCGGCGGGCGCGGACGCGCTCATCGTGCGCCACCCCGCCTCGGGCGCGGCGCATCAGATCGCGCGCTGGTTCAACGAGATGGACGAGGCCTCGAGCGGTTACGCCGGTCCCGGCCCCGCCATCATCAACGCCGGCGACGGCACCCACGAGCACCCCACCCAGGCGCTGCTGGACGCGCTGACCCTGCGTCAGCGCCTCGGCGACCTGGAGGGCAAGCGGGTCGTGCTGGTCGGCGACATCCTGCACAGCCGGGTGGCCCGCTCGAACGCCTTTTTGCTCAGCACCCTCGGTGCGGAGGTGGTGCTGGTCTCGCCGCGCACGCTGCTGCCGGTGGGCGTGGAGGCCTGGCCGGTGCGGGTCTCGGACTCCCTCGATGCCGAGCTGCCCGGCGCGGACGCGGTCATGATGCTGCGCGTGCAGGCCGAGCGCATGAACGGCGGCTTCTTCCCGTCGGCGCGCGAGTACTCGATCCGCTACGGCCTCAGCGAGCGCCGCATGAAGATGCTCGACGACCACGCGGTGGTGCTGCATCCCGGCCCCATGCTGCGCGGCATGGAAATCGGTTTCTCCGTCGCCGATTCCCCGAAAGCGGCTGTGCTGCAACAGGTCAACAACGGAGTCCATATGCGCATGGCGGTGCTGTTCCGCCTGCTGGTCGGAACCGACGAGGTGGTCGCGTGA
- the pyrR gene encoding bifunctional pyr operon transcriptional regulator/uracil phosphoribosyltransferase PyrR — MAVPEDRAAKSSAAEFSQRHDPDQVETGRELLSDSDVGRTIARMAHQIIEKTALDSGDPQVARVVLIGIPTRGTTLAHRLAGRIEEFSGVRPAIGSLDITLYRDDLRSKPHRPLERTSVPEGGVEDALVVLVDDVLFSGRTVRSALDGLRDLGRPRAVQLAVLIDRGHRELPIRADYVGKNVPTARTEDISVLLREHDGRDGVYLRQEGDTQ; from the coding sequence ATGGCTGTGCCCGAAGACCGGGCGGCCAAGTCGAGCGCTGCCGAGTTCTCGCAGCGGCACGACCCGGACCAGGTCGAGACCGGACGCGAGCTGCTGTCCGATTCCGACGTCGGCCGGACGATCGCCCGCATGGCGCACCAGATCATCGAGAAGACCGCGTTGGACTCCGGTGATCCGCAGGTTGCCCGCGTGGTGCTGATCGGAATCCCCACCCGCGGAACCACTCTGGCTCATCGCCTGGCCGGCCGGATCGAGGAATTCTCCGGCGTCCGCCCCGCGATCGGCTCCCTGGACATCACCCTCTACCGCGACGACCTGCGCTCCAAGCCGCATCGCCCGCTCGAGCGCACCTCGGTGCCCGAGGGCGGCGTCGAGGACGCGCTGGTGGTGCTGGTCGACGACGTGCTGTTCTCCGGCCGCACCGTGCGCTCGGCCCTGGACGGCCTGCGCGACCTGGGCCGCCCCCGCGCGGTGCAGCTCGCCGTACTCATCGATCGCGGCCACCGCGAACTTCCCATCCGCGCCGACTACGTCGGCAAGAACGTCCCGACCGCGCGCACCGAGGACATCTCGGTGCTGCTGCGCGAGCACGACGGCCGCGACGGCGTGTACCTGCGTCAGGAGGGTGACACCCAGTGA
- a CDS encoding alpha/beta fold hydrolase, which yields MSNDAEFTEPARVNFRGYGGITIAGDSWGPQDGPLVVFLHGGGQTRGSWKDSGLALAKAGMHAVLLDARGHGDSDWDPDGNYRRDAMVEDLMAVLEQLGKSAFIVGASMGGLTGLMATTHPEAARITGLVLVDVVPRPERKGVERVINFLSSNPEGFASLEEAADAVAAYLPHRRRPRNPEGLQRNLRKRADGRWYWHWDPAMMGGPRDGRGEEIDVHTEALENAAKQLSIPTLLVRGALSDVVSEEGVTAFRALTPHAEYIEIGTAAHTAASDANDEFTDAVVDFVRAHNRRPARLITPPRAASCRAGGRAVRPPAPGWRHPPARTG from the coding sequence GTGAGCAATGACGCTGAATTCACCGAACCCGCCCGGGTCAACTTCCGCGGGTACGGCGGCATCACCATCGCCGGAGACAGCTGGGGACCCCAGGACGGCCCATTGGTGGTATTCCTGCACGGCGGCGGGCAGACCCGCGGATCGTGGAAGGACTCCGGACTGGCCCTGGCCAAGGCCGGCATGCACGCGGTCCTCCTGGACGCGCGCGGCCACGGCGACAGCGACTGGGACCCGGACGGCAACTACCGCCGCGACGCCATGGTCGAAGACCTCATGGCGGTGCTCGAGCAGCTCGGCAAGTCGGCGTTCATCGTCGGCGCGTCCATGGGCGGGCTCACCGGCCTGATGGCCACCACCCACCCCGAGGCCGCGCGCATCACCGGCCTGGTCCTCGTCGACGTCGTGCCGCGCCCCGAACGCAAGGGCGTCGAACGCGTCATCAACTTCCTCTCCAGCAATCCCGAAGGCTTCGCCAGCCTCGAGGAGGCCGCCGACGCCGTCGCCGCCTACCTCCCCCACCGCCGCCGGCCCCGCAATCCCGAAGGCCTGCAACGCAATCTGCGCAAGCGCGCGGACGGCCGCTGGTACTGGCACTGGGATCCGGCCATGATGGGCGGCCCGCGCGACGGGCGCGGCGAGGAGATCGACGTCCACACCGAGGCCCTCGAGAACGCGGCGAAGCAGCTGAGCATCCCGACCCTGCTGGTGCGTGGCGCGCTCTCCGACGTCGTCAGCGAGGAGGGCGTCACGGCCTTCCGCGCCCTGACCCCGCACGCCGAGTACATCGAGATCGGCACCGCCGCCCACACCGCCGCCAGCGACGCCAACGACGAATTCACCGACGCCGTGGTCGATTTCGTCCGCGCCCACAATCGGCGACCAGCACGGCTGATCACCCCGCCTAGAGCAGCATCCTGTCGAGCAGGCGGTCGAGCAGTTCGACCGCCCGCTCCCGGGTGGCGCCACCCGCCAGCACGAACTGGGTGA
- a CDS encoding TetR/AcrR family transcriptional regulator yields MPRLVDHEQRRREITTAARTVIATGGLDAATFQAVAAEAGISVRLIQYYFGTKRDLMLATHTAVVADFGVGFTEQFTALGPAATPREIIRTFAVGLLPLDERRRQDNLVFAAFHAANLTGDTVTSEEMMGAPRYLVTVITEQLLRARGAESDAHAAELDAELIVGGVSSITQFVLAGGATRERAVELLDRLLDRMLL; encoded by the coding sequence ATGCCTCGTTTGGTTGATCACGAGCAGCGTCGGCGGGAGATCACCACTGCCGCACGCACGGTTATCGCCACCGGTGGGCTCGATGCCGCCACCTTTCAGGCGGTGGCGGCCGAGGCGGGGATCTCGGTGCGGCTGATTCAGTACTACTTCGGGACCAAGCGGGACTTGATGCTCGCCACCCATACGGCGGTGGTGGCGGATTTCGGGGTGGGGTTCACCGAACAGTTCACGGCGCTGGGGCCCGCGGCGACGCCGCGGGAGATCATTCGCACCTTCGCGGTGGGGCTGCTGCCGCTCGATGAGCGGCGGCGGCAGGACAATCTGGTGTTCGCGGCCTTTCATGCGGCCAATTTGACCGGGGACACCGTCACCTCCGAGGAGATGATGGGGGCGCCGCGCTATCTGGTCACGGTGATCACCGAGCAGCTGCTGCGCGCTCGGGGGGCCGAATCCGATGCGCACGCCGCGGAATTGGACGCCGAGCTGATCGTCGGCGGCGTCAGCAGCATCACCCAGTTCGTGCTGGCGGGTGGCGCCACCCGGGAGCGGGCGGTCGAACTGCTCGACCGCCTGCTCGACAGGATGCTGCTCTAG